Sequence from the uncultured Flavobacterium sp. genome:
TAAAATTGATCCTGCAATTGCCAAACCTGTTCCTAAAGCAATTGTCAAAAAGATTACGGGCGTACTTACAGAAACTGCTGCAACGGCATCTCCGCCCAAACGTCCAACCCAGAAAGCATCAACTAATTGATAAGCGGCTTGTAATAAATTGGCAATCATAATAGGAACTGCCAATTTTAATAATGAAGAAAGTATAGGTCCTTCTAATAATTCGTTTTTATTCATTTTTTATTTTATAATGTTTGTTTGTTTTTTGCCCGCGGATTTTACGGATTAAACGGGTTTTCGTGGATTTTTTTGCTTTAAAAATTGAAAATTACTTGTTTACCAATTTTAAAAATTCGTGGCAATATTTTCCTTAATAATAAACCAGTGAAAATCCGTTTAATCCGTAAAATCTGTGGGCTATTTTTTAAAGTACATCTAGTTTATCTGCATAACCTTTAATCGTTTCCAGGGCTTCTATTCTTTCTTTGGCAGAAAAAACAGAAAGAACTTCATCTTCGGATTTTTTCATTAAAGTGCGAATGTTTTTTGCCAATTTGATTCCTTCTTCGGTGAGACTTACAACGTTCTTTCGTTTGTCGTCTTCGTCTTTTTGAACCTCAACCAAATTCTTTTTTTCTAAAGCATTGATACTTCTTAAAATTGATGATTTATCCCGCATTGTCATATCTGAAAGTTCTCTTTGCGAAAGATTCTTTCGCTGCAAAATCATAATTAAAGGAAGTTGTTCGAGTTGCAAAGTAATTCCCGCCTCATTCATAAGTGCATTTGTACGACGAAAAATAGTTCGTTTCATTCGATGAATCTGAAAGAAGAAACTATCTGATATTTCATCTTTAAAAGTATCAAAATCTGTTGTTGATTTTTCCATTAGACAAAATTACAAAAAAGAGTGACATGTCAACTAATTTTAACTAAAAATACATATCTAATTGACTATCAGATTAATTATAGAAATAATAAATCCAAAAAAATGAAATGAATGATTTTTTTCGCTAACTTTAAGTGTTAAAAATCTTATTAACTAAATCTAAAAATAATCCAATGAAAAAATTACTTTATTTTTTGATAGTTTTTGCTTTTTGGTTTTCTGTTAAGGCACAAAACACAGCTGAAATCCCCGTGGAAAACGCTTTACAAACGATACAAAACGATAATTCTGATAAATTCCAGAACTATGATGACGAAGATCTTCCTTGGCACGCAAGACGTTTTAAAGTTACAGCCGGAGCATTTTTTCCGATTAACAATACCGAAGTTGAAGTAGGAAGCAACAATGGAAATTTTGGAAATCTAATTGATTTTGAAAAAGATTTAGGCTTTAATAAAAGTAGTCAATCTTTTACAGCAACATTTGAATGGAGAATTTCAAGAAGATCCAGACTTGGTTCTGAATATTTTTATTTGAACAGATCTTCGACAAAAGTCCTTCAAAAAGATATCGAATTTGGCGATCATACTTATCCAGTAGATGCAAGGGTTTCTGCTTTTATGGACAATCAGATTATCCGAATTTATTACGGTTATGCTTTTATATCTAAACCAAAGTATGAAATAGGCGCATTAATAGGTGCACACGTCATGTTAATAGATGTAGGTTTAAGGCTGGAAGGTCAAACACAACAGCTCGAATATCGTGATAATTTTAGTGTAACCGCACCTCTACCGGATATTGGAGTTTGGGGAGAGTTTGTACTGGGAAAAAAATGGGGTTTATATGCTAATTTCAATTATCTCGCTGTTAAAATCAATGATATCGATGGCCGTCTTTTGAGTTACAACTTATCTGTTTTATATAATGTTTACAAAAACTTCAGTTTAACAGCAGGATACACAGGTTTAAACATTAGAGTTGATGCTCAAAAAGAAAGACTTAACGGATTCTTTAAATGGGGTTATAACGGACCTACTATTGCTGCAACGTACTCTTTTGGTAATCATGTTAAGCTTTATAAACACTGAAATTAATTGTTAATTATTAATTATGAATTATGAATTGTGAGTTATGAATTAATGATTGTAAACTAAATAAACAATTGTCTACAATATTGCGCACAAAGATTTATCAACACAAAGCTTTGCGAACTTCGCGTTTTCTAACACATAACCAATAAAAAATCTTAGCGTGCTTTGCGGTAAAATTGACACAGTTTTAAATGAACTTAAATAACTTACATGGTTAATACAAAATAACAAACCCGATACCTTTCTCAAGATATCGGGTTCATTGCTCAAACCAAACTTAACTCAAAATAAAATTTACTAACTTATTTCTCGATTGGAGAGAATTTTATCGCTGTTCCTCCGCCAGCTGCCAATTTAATATTCAGTATTGTTTTACTATTTACTTTTTGTTTTGAAATTGCAACCGGATAAGGATTTGTTTTATAATTTGCTCCTGCTCCATCAGCATAAATTTCGGCTTCGTAATCTTTTCCTGCATCTAGAAATGGCAAGGCTACTTTAAGATCTCTGGCGTCTCTATTTGTGATAGATCCCAAATACCAATTTTTTCCATCCCAGTCTTTACGCACAATTGTGGTATATTCTCCAATTTTAGAATCCAAAACTTTAGTGTCTGACCAATTGCACGGAACTTCTTTTACAAATTCAAACTCAGGTTTTCCTTCGTAGTTTTCCGGTAAATCAGACGCCATTTGCAACGGACTATAAATGATTACATACAATGCCAATTGGTTTGCCAAAGTCGTTTGAACTCGCGCTCCAGATGGTGTTTTATAATCAAAATTGAAATTCCCCGGCGTATAATCAAATGGACCTGAAAGCATTCTTGTAAACGGTAAAGTCGTTAAATGTTCTGGAGTATTTCCGCCATCAACAGACCAAGCGTTGTATTCCTGTCCGCGTCCGCCTTCTTGTGACATGAAGTTTGGATATGTACGTTGTAATCCTGTTCCTTTTATAGGCTCGTGATTATCAATCATGATATGATATTTGGCTGCCGTTTCCATTACTTTTCTGTAATGACGTGCTCCGTATTGGCTGTCATGCCATTCTTTTTTATCCAAATATTTATTTACATAACCTGTTTTTACGGTATTCACGCCCATTTTCTGATACAGTTTAAAAGCATCTTCCAATTGGCTTTCGTAATGTTTTGTGGCTCCCGCCGTTTCGTGATGTCCTATTAAACGAACATTTTTAATAGCAGCATATTTTGTAATTTCTTCCAAATTAAAATCGGGATATGCTTTAGTAAAACTAAATGCAGATCCATCGGCAGTCCAGTCGCCGTCCCAGCCCTCGTTCCAGCCTTCTACCAGAACGCCGTCAAAATTGTTTTTCGCAGCAAAATCAATGTATTCTTTTGTATTCTTAGTTGTCGCCCCATGTTTTGGTCCTTGTCCCCAAGTATATTTTTCTAAGTGCATTCCCCACCAGATTCCAATATATTTTGAAGGTGTAATCCAGGAAAGATCTTCAATTTTCGAAGGATCGTTCAGATTTAGCATTATAGTCGAAGTAGCAACTTCTCCAGCCGTTTTGCCTACAACAATGGTTCTCCAAGGTGTATTAAAAGGTGTTTCGGCATATACTTTTACTCCGTCTGCCCAAGGCACCAATTCGCTTTTATATTGTTTGTCACTTGTTTTTAAAAGTGTCATTGAAGCGAAATCAGTCAAATTTGCTTCGTGAATTGCAACGTACAACTTCTCTTTTGTTTCAAAAGTTGCCGGTGTATTTATGGTATCAGTTTTACTAATTGGTGTTTTGCGATATGTACTTTCGTAATAACTGTTTTCGCGGTGCACCGGAATCCACCAAACATCATTGTCTGATTTGAATGTGAATTGTGTGATTTCATTCGCAATTTTTACTTTACCTAAATGTGGTTGTTTTGGAAAAAAATATCTAAAACCAACTCCATCATCAAAAACTCTGAAAATGATATCTACTAAACGTTCTTCGCCTTTTGCTTCTTTCAGGTGAACAATTAGTTCATTGTGGTGATCTCTCACTTTTCTGAATTCTCCCCAAGGTTGTTCCCAGGTTTCATCAGCAGCTTTTTCTTCGGTGGAAACCACTTCAAAACCTTCTGTCATTTTTTGGATTCCCTGAAATTCAAATCCCATTAAAGAAGGTTCTATAACTGATTTTCCGCCTGACGTAAAACTATATTCGGGCTGACCTGAAGCGGTTAATTCAAAAACTAATTCAACGTTTTTTCCCGGAGAACTTATTCTGTATGTTTTTTTAGTACCAGCACTGCAGGCGTAAATTAATATTGACGCTAAAGCAATTAGACAGTATCTATATCTTATGTTTTTCATTATTTAATTGTATTAATTACAACTCTTATTTAATTTCATTTATTAACTGTTTTGCTTTTGCGGGCTGCATTGAAACAAAGTAATTAAAGGCCTGATCTAATTTTTTCTGGGCATCGGCGTTACCCTTTTTTTCTACTCTCAGATTATAAAGTTTACTGATATCGGGAAAAACCGTTTCGGTATTTTTTACACCGGCAAATGCTTTTACTTTTTCGATGTAACTATAACCAAATTCCGTTGTAGGTTCGAACATTGTTCCTTCGCCAAAGTCATTCCAGGTGATCAATTGCAGGTAGTTTAAATTTGCATTTTTAGCCAAAGAAAGTGTTTCATCAAGTGTGGCTCCATTGTTTGGTTCTATTGTCCAGCCAATTGCTGCTCCACCACCACCTTCGGCATAAAAATCTTTAAAACCGGGATAAGCACTTCCCATTGCAAAAGAAAGTTTTGGTTTTGTATTGGTATAAAAATTGGTCAGATAAGTGTTGTTTTTATAAACCCAGGCATATTCACCCGAAGCATTAGCTCCAGCTTCTACAGATTGATCCCAAAGGGTTAAAAAAGTAGGTTTTGTAGTTAACGTATTAAAAACGTTTGTCCACTCTGCAGGTGTTTGCAATATTATTGGACCAAAATTTAGCAACAAAGGTTTTCCGTTTATTTTGATATAACTTGCATCGTCAAAATAATTGTTTTGCAGGTATGCCAAATCTGTTTTTGCAGCTGCGGTTACAGAAATTGCTTTTCCGGCATCAACGGCATTTTTTGTGGTTCTGTCTTCATACACAATCGCATATTGAAGTCCTACTTTGTCTAACATTGCAATTAATTGCTCTGTATTTTCTTTTACCATTCGGTAATCGTTGACGTCGTAAGTTCCGTACCAATCGATTAAAAGTCCATCAATTCCAGAATATTTCATCAATAATAAATGATTTTCAATCACATTTTTATCGCCAGAATGGTATGGACCAATTAGTGGATAATAATAGGACGCTATTTCTCTGCGGCCGTTTGCTCCTACATTGTTTGGATTCTTGTTTGCCATTGTCCAGTGATATCCCCATTTTTTATCGGCACTACTTTCATTGGTTTCAAACCAAGGCATATAATGAACGTAAATCTTGGTGCTATTTGTTTTTTCGATTGCAACTGGCGCAAATGTTTCTGGTTCTGTAGGTTTGTCTGAACCTTTATCATCACTGCTGCAACCGGCGACAACCAAAATATTCAGGACTCCAAAAAACAATAATGTGATATATCTTTTCATATTGATTTTATTTTTGATTTTATTTTTGCCACAGATTAAAAGGATTAAAATGATCTTTATCTGCGTTGAATTAATTTGCTTTTAATCTTTATGAATCTTTTATTCCGATTGCTATTTGCAATGGTTAAAATTTTCTCTCGCAGATTTTGCAGATTGAGCAGATTTTTTCTCTATTAAAGCATTTCTTTAGAAGTGAATT
This genomic interval carries:
- a CDS encoding MarR family transcriptional regulator, which produces MEKSTTDFDTFKDEISDSFFFQIHRMKRTIFRRTNALMNEAGITLQLEQLPLIMILQRKNLSQRELSDMTMRDKSSILRSINALEKKNLVEVQKDEDDKRKNVVSLTEEGIKLAKNIRTLMKKSEDEVLSVFSAKERIEALETIKGYADKLDVL
- a CDS encoding glycoside hydrolase family 97 protein — translated: MKNIRYRYCLIALASILIYACSAGTKKTYRISSPGKNVELVFELTASGQPEYSFTSGGKSVIEPSLMGFEFQGIQKMTEGFEVVSTEEKAADETWEQPWGEFRKVRDHHNELIVHLKEAKGEERLVDIIFRVFDDGVGFRYFFPKQPHLGKVKIANEITQFTFKSDNDVWWIPVHRENSYYESTYRKTPISKTDTINTPATFETKEKLYVAIHEANLTDFASMTLLKTSDKQYKSELVPWADGVKVYAETPFNTPWRTIVVGKTAGEVATSTIMLNLNDPSKIEDLSWITPSKYIGIWWGMHLEKYTWGQGPKHGATTKNTKEYIDFAAKNNFDGVLVEGWNEGWDGDWTADGSAFSFTKAYPDFNLEEITKYAAIKNVRLIGHHETAGATKHYESQLEDAFKLYQKMGVNTVKTGYVNKYLDKKEWHDSQYGARHYRKVMETAAKYHIMIDNHEPIKGTGLQRTYPNFMSQEGGRGQEYNAWSVDGGNTPEHLTTLPFTRMLSGPFDYTPGNFNFDYKTPSGARVQTTLANQLALYVIIYSPLQMASDLPENYEGKPEFEFVKEVPCNWSDTKVLDSKIGEYTTIVRKDWDGKNWYLGSITNRDARDLKVALPFLDAGKDYEAEIYADGAGANYKTNPYPVAISKQKVNSKTILNIKLAAGGGTAIKFSPIEK
- a CDS encoding glycoside hydrolase family 71/99-like protein; translated protein: MKRYITLLFFGVLNILVVAGCSSDDKGSDKPTEPETFAPVAIEKTNSTKIYVHYMPWFETNESSADKKWGYHWTMANKNPNNVGANGRREIASYYYPLIGPYHSGDKNVIENHLLLMKYSGIDGLLIDWYGTYDVNDYRMVKENTEQLIAMLDKVGLQYAIVYEDRTTKNAVDAGKAISVTAAAKTDLAYLQNNYFDDASYIKINGKPLLLNFGPIILQTPAEWTNVFNTLTTKPTFLTLWDQSVEAGANASGEYAWVYKNNTYLTNFYTNTKPKLSFAMGSAYPGFKDFYAEGGGGAAIGWTIEPNNGATLDETLSLAKNANLNYLQLITWNDFGEGTMFEPTTEFGYSYIEKVKAFAGVKNTETVFPDISKLYNLRVEKKGNADAQKKLDQAFNYFVSMQPAKAKQLINEIK